The following proteins are encoded in a genomic region of Comamonas resistens:
- the acpP gene encoding acyl carrier protein: MSDIEARVKKIIAEQLGVEESQVTNEKAFVADLGADSLDTVELVMALEDEFGIEIPDEDAEKITTVQNAIDYANTHQKA; this comes from the coding sequence ATGAGCGATATCGAAGCACGTGTCAAAAAAATCATTGCTGAACAACTCGGCGTTGAAGAGTCCCAAGTGACCAACGAAAAGGCCTTCGTGGCCGACCTGGGCGCTGACTCCCTGGACACAGTGGAACTGGTGATGGCCCTGGAAGATGAATTCGGCATCGAGATCCCTGACGAAGACGCAGAGAAGATCACGACGGTGCAAAACGCCATCGACTACGCCAATACCCACCAAAAGGCCTAA
- a CDS encoding beta-ketoacyl-ACP synthase III: MRRYARITGTGSYLPPRRLTNNDLAAELAQRGIETSDEWIVERTGIRARHFAAPDVTSSDLALEASRKAIEAAGISAQDIDLIIVATSTPDMVFPSTAAILQHKLGITNGCPAFDVQAVCSGFVYAMTVADSMIQTGAARRVLVVGSEVFSRILDFNDRTTCVLFGDGAGAVVLEASDEPGILSTELHADGSHVGILCVPGNVSGGNVLGDPLLKMDGQAVFKLAVSVLDKAARAALEKAGLTDADIDWLIPHQANIRIMQSTARKLKLSMDKVVVTVDQHGNTSAASIPLALDHGVRSGQVKPGQTVLLEGVGGGFTWGAVLLKM, translated from the coding sequence ATGAGACGCTACGCACGCATCACTGGTACCGGCAGCTACCTGCCTCCCCGCCGCCTGACCAACAACGATCTGGCTGCAGAACTGGCCCAACGCGGCATCGAGACCTCGGACGAGTGGATCGTCGAGCGCACCGGTATCCGCGCTCGCCACTTTGCCGCCCCTGATGTCACCAGCAGCGATCTGGCACTAGAGGCTTCCAGAAAGGCCATCGAGGCTGCGGGCATCAGCGCGCAGGACATCGACCTGATCATCGTGGCGACCTCCACGCCAGATATGGTCTTCCCCTCGACGGCGGCGATTCTGCAGCACAAGCTGGGCATTACCAATGGTTGCCCGGCCTTTGACGTGCAGGCGGTGTGCAGCGGTTTCGTCTATGCAATGACGGTGGCGGACTCCATGATCCAGACCGGCGCGGCCAGGCGTGTGCTGGTCGTGGGCTCGGAAGTCTTCAGTCGCATCCTCGATTTCAATGACCGGACAACCTGCGTGCTGTTCGGTGACGGGGCTGGTGCCGTGGTTTTGGAAGCCTCGGATGAACCAGGCATTCTTTCCACCGAACTGCACGCCGATGGCAGCCATGTGGGCATTCTTTGCGTGCCAGGCAATGTCTCCGGTGGCAATGTGCTGGGCGACCCTCTGCTTAAGATGGATGGTCAGGCCGTGTTCAAGCTGGCTGTAAGCGTGCTGGACAAGGCTGCACGTGCCGCGCTGGAAAAAGCGGGGCTTACCGATGCCGACATCGACTGGCTGATTCCACATCAGGCCAATATCCGCATCATGCAGAGCACGGCGCGCAAGCTCAAGCTGTCCATGGATAAGGTAGTCGTGACTGTCGATCAGCATGGCAACACTTCGGCGGCTTCGATCCCTCTGGCGCTGGACCATGGCGTGCGCTCGGGCCAGGTCAAGCCCGGCCAGACCGTGCTGCTCGAAGGCGTGGGCGGTGGTTTCACCTGGGGTGCGGTGCTCCTTAAGATGTAG
- the rpoE gene encoding RNA polymerase sigma factor RpoE, producing MTPPDFPTPSADSDLALVERANAGDTRAFELLVIKYQRRIERLVGRMVRDVDIVQDIAQETFIRAYKALHQFRGEAQFYTWLYRIAVNTAKKTLMEMHRSPVVTESALHTGGDEDETSSLGRELTTQETPETVLAAQEIAEAVNAAMEALPEDLRQAVTLREIEGLSYEEIAQAMDCPIGTVRSRIFRAREAISARVKPLLERQTGKRW from the coding sequence ATGACACCTCCCGATTTCCCCACTCCATCCGCTGACAGCGATCTGGCATTGGTCGAGCGCGCCAATGCGGGCGACACCCGGGCCTTTGAGCTGCTGGTCATCAAATACCAGCGCCGTATCGAGAGGCTGGTGGGCCGCATGGTGCGCGATGTGGATATCGTGCAGGACATTGCGCAGGAAACCTTCATCCGCGCCTACAAGGCGCTGCACCAGTTTCGGGGCGAGGCGCAGTTCTACACCTGGCTGTACCGCATTGCCGTCAACACGGCCAAGAAGACGCTGATGGAAATGCACCGCTCTCCGGTCGTGACCGAGAGTGCGTTACACACTGGGGGTGACGAGGATGAAACTTCTTCTCTCGGACGAGAACTAACTACCCAGGAAACCCCGGAAACAGTATTGGCAGCTCAGGAAATTGCCGAAGCCGTCAACGCTGCGATGGAGGCTCTGCCCGAGGATTTGCGCCAGGCGGTCACGCTGCGCGAGATCGAGGGCCTGAGCTATGAGGAAATTGCCCAGGCCATGGACTGTCCCATTGGCACGGTGCGATCACGCATCTTTCGGGCGCGTGAGGCAATTTCGGCAAGGGTCAAGCCCTTGCTGGAGCGCCAGACTGGCAAGCGTTGGTAG
- the fabG gene encoding 3-oxoacyl-ACP reductase FabG — protein sequence MTDNQTKPQVALVTGATRGIGAAIAQELASKGYQVIGTATSDAGAEKITQALSAFGGRGVNLNVTDGAAVDALIDSIVKNDGGLHVLVNNAGITRDTLAMRMKDEDWDAVTDTNLKAVFRVSRAAIRPMMKQRFGRIISITSVVGASGNAGQANYAAAKAGVAGMTRALAKELGSRGITVNCVAPGFIATDMTADLPEAQKAALKAQIAMGDLGQPSDIAHAVAYLASTGAGYVTGQELHVNGGMYM from the coding sequence ATGACTGATAACCAGACCAAGCCTCAAGTTGCCCTGGTGACCGGCGCCACCCGTGGCATCGGTGCCGCCATCGCGCAGGAGCTGGCCTCCAAGGGCTATCAAGTGATCGGTACGGCCACATCGGATGCCGGTGCCGAGAAGATCACCCAGGCGCTGTCCGCCTTCGGCGGTCGTGGCGTGAACCTGAATGTGACTGACGGTGCGGCCGTCGATGCCCTGATCGACTCCATCGTCAAGAACGACGGCGGTCTGCATGTGCTGGTCAATAACGCCGGCATCACCCGCGACACCCTGGCCATGCGCATGAAGGACGAGGATTGGGATGCCGTGACGGACACCAATCTGAAGGCGGTTTTCCGAGTCAGCCGTGCGGCTATTCGCCCCATGATGAAGCAGCGTTTCGGCCGCATCATCAGCATTACCAGCGTGGTCGGCGCCTCCGGCAATGCCGGCCAGGCCAACTATGCAGCCGCCAAGGCCGGTGTGGCCGGCATGACCCGTGCTCTGGCCAAGGAGCTGGGCAGCCGTGGCATCACCGTGAACTGTGTGGCCCCGGGCTTTATCGCCACCGATATGACGGCCGATCTGCCGGAAGCGCAGAAGGCTGCTCTGAAGGCGCAGATTGCCATGGGCGATCTGGGCCAGCCCAGCGACATCGCGCATGCCGTTGCCTATTTGGCATCCACAGGTGCAGGCTATGTGACGGGCCAGGAGCTACACGTCAACGGTGGCATGTACATGTAA
- a CDS encoding sigma-E factor negative regulatory protein, with product MNDDLIKREQLSALVDGEAASQHMQAVLSYAESDDGQQSWRMYHLIGDVLRSPELAHHSCHDILSGVRAHMAREPLCGIDLGIQPESAHSLLTGELEQIAPADMGKKQGGSATVVSMPARQAANASVFRWKMAAGFASVAAVAAVGWGVMLAGGGLGGRQGTQLAAVTPDAVVVASAPASAAAPLSVNTLAGIQAAEQESGIPLGAQAQSSSVVAVAGPNGQTVMLRDPRLDELLAAHPQYSSAPNLQMPASFLRNASFGSATRH from the coding sequence ATGAATGACGATCTGATCAAGCGCGAGCAGCTTTCGGCTCTGGTGGATGGCGAAGCCGCCTCGCAGCACATGCAGGCCGTGCTTTCTTATGCGGAAAGTGACGATGGTCAGCAATCCTGGCGCATGTACCACCTGATTGGCGACGTGCTGCGTTCGCCCGAGTTGGCGCATCACAGCTGCCACGACATTCTGAGCGGTGTGCGTGCCCATATGGCGCGCGAGCCCCTGTGCGGTATCGATCTGGGTATCCAGCCAGAGTCTGCCCATAGCCTGCTGACTGGCGAGCTTGAGCAAATTGCGCCAGCAGACATGGGCAAGAAGCAAGGCGGTAGCGCGACTGTGGTGTCCATGCCCGCACGGCAGGCGGCCAATGCATCGGTGTTCCGCTGGAAGATGGCCGCCGGCTTTGCCTCGGTGGCTGCGGTTGCGGCCGTGGGTTGGGGCGTGATGCTGGCGGGTGGCGGTTTGGGCGGCCGCCAGGGCACGCAGCTGGCTGCGGTCACGCCTGATGCGGTGGTCGTGGCTTCGGCCCCGGCCAGTGCTGCAGCACCTCTGTCGGTCAATACACTGGCCGGCATTCAGGCTGCCGAGCAGGAATCGGGCATTCCTCTGGGGGCACAAGCCCAGTCTTCTTCCGTGGTGGCGGTTGCCGGCCCCAATGGCCAGACCGTGATGCTGCGTGATCCCCGTCTGGATGAGTTGCTGGCAGCCCACCCGCAATACAGCAGTGCCCCGAATCTGCAAATGCCGGCCAGTTTTTTGCGCAATGCAAGCTTTGGCTCGGCCACTCGCCATTGA
- the fabF gene encoding beta-ketoacyl-ACP synthase II gives MSRRRVVVTGLGCISPVGNTVGDAWANLLAGQSGIDLITKFDASSFSCKIAGEVKGFDVEKYMSAKDARSMDTFIHYGIAAAEQAVLDAGLPTGEALSEDLATRIACVIGSGIGGLPLIENTHAELAARGPRRITPFFVPASIINMVAGHVSMRFGFKGPNLSIVTACTTGLHCIGEAGRMIEYGDADIVVAGGTEATVSPLGVGGFAAMRALSTRNDDPKAASRPWDKDRDGFVLGEGAGVLVLEEYEHAKARGAKIYAELAGFGMSADAGHMTAPNMDGPRRAMLNALRNAGVNQDQVNYLNAHGTSTPLGDANESNAIKAAMGEHAKKGLVVSSTKSMTGHLLGGAGGIESVFTVMALYDQKIPPTINLDNQDPECDLDYCANVARDAKLDVAVKNNFGFGGTNGTLVFKRV, from the coding sequence ATGAGCCGTCGTCGCGTTGTCGTGACCGGCCTGGGTTGCATTTCCCCCGTGGGTAACACGGTTGGAGACGCCTGGGCCAATCTTTTGGCCGGCCAGTCCGGCATTGACCTCATCACCAAGTTCGATGCGTCGAGCTTCTCTTGCAAGATTGCAGGTGAGGTCAAGGGATTTGATGTGGAGAAATACATGAGCGCCAAGGATGCGCGCTCCATGGATACCTTCATTCATTACGGCATCGCGGCTGCGGAGCAAGCCGTTCTGGACGCAGGCCTGCCCACAGGCGAAGCCCTGTCCGAAGACCTGGCCACACGCATCGCCTGCGTGATCGGCTCGGGTATCGGCGGCCTGCCGCTGATCGAGAATACCCACGCAGAACTGGCTGCCCGCGGTCCTCGCCGCATCACGCCGTTCTTCGTGCCTGCTTCCATCATCAATATGGTGGCAGGGCATGTGTCCATGCGATTTGGCTTCAAGGGGCCGAATCTGTCGATCGTGACAGCCTGTACCACAGGCCTGCACTGCATCGGCGAAGCCGGACGCATGATCGAATACGGCGATGCCGACATCGTCGTGGCCGGTGGCACGGAAGCCACTGTTTCGCCTCTGGGTGTGGGCGGCTTTGCTGCCATGCGTGCGCTTTCCACGCGCAACGACGACCCCAAGGCAGCTTCGCGCCCCTGGGACAAGGACCGTGACGGTTTTGTGCTGGGCGAAGGCGCCGGTGTGCTGGTGCTCGAAGAGTACGAACACGCCAAGGCCCGTGGCGCCAAGATTTACGCGGAGCTGGCAGGCTTTGGCATGAGTGCCGACGCCGGTCACATGACGGCTCCCAATATGGACGGCCCGCGCCGCGCCATGCTCAATGCTCTGCGCAACGCCGGTGTGAACCAGGATCAGGTCAATTACCTGAATGCACACGGCACTTCCACGCCCCTGGGCGATGCCAACGAGTCCAACGCCATCAAGGCGGCCATGGGCGAGCACGCGAAGAAGGGTCTGGTGGTCAGCTCGACCAAGTCCATGACGGGTCACCTGCTGGGTGGCGCTGGTGGTATCGAGAGCGTGTTCACCGTGATGGCTTTGTACGATCAGAAGATCCCGCCCACCATCAACCTGGACAACCAGGATCCCGAGTGCGATCTGGATTACTGCGCCAATGTGGCGCGTGATGCCAAGCTTGACGTTGCGGTGAAGAACAACTTCGGCTTTGGCGGTACCAACGGTACGCTGGTCTTCAAGCGCGTCTAA
- the fabD gene encoding ACP S-malonyltransferase, which translates to MKKFAFVFPGQGSQSVGMLDGWGDHPVVAQTVAEASDALGEDVGLLIKQGPKEALALTTNTQPVMLVAGVAAWRVWQAEGGALPDAVAGHSLGEYSALVASGVLTLAQAAPLVRLRAAAMQDAVPVGTGGMAAVLALDADKVKAVCAEVTAQLGGAEVVEAVNFNDPGQTVIAGSKLAVEKACEAVKAAGAKRALPLPVSAPFHSSLMKPAAEKLKIALAELTLAAPQISVINNIDVTVQTDADAIRDALYRQAFGPVRWVECVQAIKARGVTHIVECGPGKVLAGMVKRIDADLTGAPLFDTATLADVKELLA; encoded by the coding sequence ATGAAAAAGTTCGCATTTGTATTTCCCGGCCAGGGTTCGCAATCCGTGGGCATGCTGGACGGCTGGGGAGATCACCCCGTGGTCGCACAAACCGTGGCAGAAGCTTCGGATGCTCTGGGTGAAGATGTGGGCCTGCTGATCAAGCAAGGCCCCAAGGAAGCTTTGGCGCTGACTACCAACACCCAGCCCGTGATGCTGGTGGCCGGTGTCGCTGCCTGGCGTGTCTGGCAGGCCGAAGGTGGTGCGCTGCCTGATGCGGTGGCCGGTCACTCCCTGGGTGAATACTCGGCATTGGTGGCTTCCGGCGTGCTGACGCTGGCCCAGGCCGCGCCTTTGGTGCGTCTGCGTGCTGCCGCCATGCAGGATGCCGTACCCGTGGGTACGGGCGGCATGGCTGCCGTGCTGGCGCTCGATGCGGACAAGGTCAAGGCGGTCTGCGCCGAAGTGACGGCCCAACTGGGCGGTGCCGAAGTGGTGGAAGCGGTGAACTTCAACGATCCCGGCCAGACCGTGATCGCCGGCAGCAAGCTGGCCGTGGAAAAGGCCTGCGAAGCCGTGAAGGCTGCGGGCGCCAAGCGTGCCCTGCCTCTGCCTGTGTCCGCGCCTTTCCACTCCAGTCTGATGAAGCCTGCTGCTGAAAAGCTCAAGATTGCCCTGGCCGAGCTGACGCTGGCTGCACCTCAGATTTCCGTCATCAACAATATCGACGTCACCGTCCAAACGGACGCTGATGCAATTCGCGATGCCCTGTATCGTCAGGCCTTCGGTCCTGTGCGTTGGGTGGAATGCGTGCAGGCCATTAAGGCTCGCGGTGTGACCCATATTGTTGAATGCGGCCCCGGCAAGGTGCTGGCTGGCATGGTCAAGCGCATTGACGCCGACCTGACGGGTGCCCCTCTGTTTGATACAGCCACTTTGGCTGACGTGAAAGAATTGCTCGCATGA